One region of Leishmania panamensis strain MHOM/PA/94/PSC-1 chromosome 28 sequence genomic DNA includes:
- a CDS encoding guanine-nucleotide-exchange-factor, putative (TriTrypDB/GeneDB-style sysID: LpmP.28.2430), translated as MDIAAVRRGVAGRGDRQGPKLIAVIIGEALLPTLLRGGHVTFVGPLSPLSPSPRLPAALLPVCNTPVIDYVLENLVLNGVDEVTILLNSCSAAQTIAHLSECRTARGKPWMLSDSIDVRVIECARRIATLADAADEMRERNVVPQNGSFLLVPIDTVASFTNLRECYQTHLERVRKVSKYAATLLCVSSRPALAAALRNSLVNHLAETEEASSQSPVSPIGDSGRHGVLSIQQTSDMLRLRNYPAPVLPRERHTMFVFNKATQVVTYMARLESGEEAPEPPAVVFSSSAPQSVRMDLLPTGYLFCCCEALSLIEFHIRDLYSFLSTSLLGQVEIYGNVFGLIELPASSSVVESISSAEAYIQCNLDVCARRLFPMTRESCFAEALAKYAVSSTCETVYLHTTSKCANNSLMGPNVVVGEEVSVPASVELAGTVLGARVELGDEASLRSCVVMEGARIGRRCMLQGCLIGPHAVIGEGAELSYAVVGERCVLDGVTTNGTPLVVQHQAIECDAEDTIGADSDSAEGHKTDKVLTGASGRGHVLEDRYSSNILPTSALFTEDPVARPAQSGDEDDSSEEDDEQAVFRRSIQRHVQAALLQPSRIESSSYDMSTVCLSSGFGYPELCEIVTELLMEHLLGAHRDESPADMVEAARDLFHTWCRPFYNNFLSKNQQPNVDAMVATLEGLCGAIGEVSCPLRCYGPQLVEMLYYGCDDDLYNERGYCIVSGESLIAFDAEMEHRLQVLQRYTAFNGGRDKSRGVAGLLSSDYDTTSSSTSSSSSGDDESRDLHEEGKVLVAVSCHCFIMGVKDFLDAE; from the coding sequence ATGGACATTGCAGCTGTCCGTCGCGGCGTTGCCGGCCGTGGCGATCGGCAAGGGCCGAAGCTGATCGCCGTGATCATTGGCGAGGCACTTTTGCCCACACTCTTGCGCGGCGGGCACGTCACCTTCGTTGGCCCTCTGAGCCCCCtgagcccctcccctcgtctTCCGGCAGCGTTGTTGCCAGTGTGCAATACCCCTGTCATAGACTACGTGCTTGAGAACTTGGTACTGAACGGAGTGGATGAGGTGACCATCCTTCTTAACTCGTGCTCTGCAGCGCAGACTATTGCGCACCTCTCTGAGTGTCGCACGGCACGTGGAAAGCCTTGGATGCTGAGTGACTCCATAGATGTGAGAGTGATCGAGTGCGCACGCCGAATCGCCACCTTAGCGGACGCCGCGGACGAAATGCGGGAGCGCAATGTCGTTCCGCAAAACGGCTCCTTCCTGCTGGTCCCTATCGACACGGTGGCCTCCTTCACGAACCTGCGGGAGTGCTATCAGACCCACCTGGAGCGGGTGCGCAAGGTGAGCAAGTACGCGGCAACACTGCTGTGTGTTTCCTCTCGCCCTGCtcttgcagcagcactgcgcaaCTCCTTGGTGAACCACCTTGCTGaaacagaggaggcgagTTCTCAGTCCCCCGTGTCCCCGATCGGCGACAGTGGCCGCCACGGCGTCCTTAGCATCCAGCAGACGTCGGACATGCTGCGCCTTCGCAACTACCCCgccccggtgctgccgcgggAGCGCCACACCATGTTCGTGTTCAACAAGGCAACGCAGGTCGTGACATACATGGCGCGCCTCGaaagcggcgaggaggcgccggagccaccggcggtggtgttcAGCAGTAGTGCCCCGCAGTCCGTGCGCATGGACCTCTTGCCGACCGGCTACctgttttgctgctgcgaggcgcTTTCCCTAATCGAGTTCCACATTCGCGACCTCTACAGTTTCCTTAGCACGTCACTGCTGGGCCAGGTGGAGATCTACGGTAACGTCTTTGGCCTCATCGAGCTACCCGCATCCTCGTCGGTGGTCGAGTCGATAAGCAGCGCCGAGGCGTACATCCAATGCAACCTCGATGTGTGCGCCCGCCGGCTGTTCCCGATGACACGGGAGAGCTGCTTTGCCGAGGCACTAGCCAAATACGCCGTCTCCTCGACATGCGAAACCGTCTACCTGCACACGACCTCCAAGTGTGCAAACAATAGCCTTATGGGTCCGAATGTGGTAGTAGGCGAGGAAGTGAGTGTGCCGGCTTCGGTGGAGCTGGCCGGGACGGTGCTCGGGGCCCGCGTCGAGCTGGGCGATGAGGCCTCACTGCGTAGCTGTGTCGTGATGGAGGGTGCCCGGATCGGCCGCCGGTGTATGCTGCAGGGGTGTCTGATAGGTCCTCACGCGGTGATTGGCGAGGGCGCGGAGCTCTCCTATGCTGTTGTGGGGGAGCGCTGTGTCTTGGACGGAGTAACCACTAATGGCACGCCACTCGTGGTGCAGCATCAGGCGATTGAGTGCGACGCGGAGGACACTATCGGTGcagacagcgacagcgccgaaGGCCACAAGACAGACAAGGTGCTCACCGGCGCGAGCGGCCGCGGGCACGTGCTTGAGGACCGCTACAGCAGCAACATCCTCCCCACCAGTGCGCTCTTTACGGAGGACCCCGTGGCGCGCCCCGCGCagagcggcgacgaggacgactcctcggaggaggacgacgagcAAGCGGTGTTTCGCCGCAGCATTCAGCGCCACGTCCAAgcagcgctcctgcagccgtCCCGCATCGAATCCAGCAGCTACGACATGTCCACTGTCTGCCTCTCCAGCGGCTTCGGCTACCCCGAATTGTGCGAGATCGTCACGGAGCTGCTCATGGAGCACTTGCTGGGCGCCCATCGCGATGAGTCCCCGGCGGACATGGTCGAGGCCGCGCGAGATTTGTTCCACACATGGTGCCGGCCATTTTACAACAACTTCCTGTCCAAGAACCAACAGCCAAACGTGGACGCGATGGTCGCGACGCTCGAAGGACTCtgcggcgccatcggcgaGGTGAGCTGCCCACTGCGCTGCTACGGTCCGCAGCTGGTGGAGATGCTCTACTACGGTTGCGACGATGACCTCTACAATGAGCGCGGGTACTGCATCGTGAGCGGTGAGAGTTTGATCGCCTTTGACGCAGAGATGGAGCACCGGCtccaggtgctgcagcgctacaCCGCCTTCAACGGCGGCCGGGACAAGAGTAGAGGTGTCGCAGGGTTGCTAAGCAGTGACTAcgacaccacctccagcagcaccagcagcagcagtagcggtgATGACGAGTCGCGTGACCTGCACGAAGAAGGGAAGGTGCTGGTGGCTGTCAGCTGCCACTGCTTCATTATGGGTGTCAAGGACTTCCTCGACGCTGAGTAG
- a CDS encoding hypothetical protein (TriTrypDB/GeneDB-style sysID: LpmP.28.2440): MAAHGSSIFGFAPPADTKGVQEVPLSLSAFERRTNALEEERLHYAQLGQRAADAFEEHRRELTQLVQKERAIRSHREDALRAQLQETLQANRELMARVAEQRQRHEKAWFAELQGHRGNNTRQGELESTLWQLHEEWLELRRGVAEVEASHEEHRRSLAICLRDQECLRNRVRSLQDGLWGAEAKAAVAEQHGEEVVEDRRGQMGSVAAQVKSVDESLVEKPPLRTYAAGPLQLTRQPRCSHCDVPPKVWGGSSPTRCAPRRHFVPTGPWDASSPCRASSPCTHNVEAMVATIERDNYLRPRLYYHRVGCGPTGMAGVPVAAASAYRQHRSDVSASRPPPPPPGACTSPFYCASATTPRHGYHRHLQSGQHSPGLSSSSTSSGTSTSYPYTTTEPSSSSCSCQCCGHVHASSTASGGTHSPSVQHRDEHQRAASPRRSRRHCFSLRARGERATADTQASAGVRMPFHPSESTTAPGTFQALSHVPLPPPPPAADGLHGVALNATCRALITDLADMRAEYRHCQRQLRDPHGDSVAASQEMRRLMHEIDGKADQIRALRLEQGRHNDALRVRDVLREVMTENRYCEAVYSDLMDLIRT, from the coding sequence ATGGCAGCACACGGCTCGTCCATCTTCGGCTTTGCGCCGCCTGCTGATACGAAGGGCGTCCAGGAGGTTCCGCTTTCTCTGTCGGCCTTTGAGCGGCGCACAAACgccttggaggaggagcggctgcacTATGCGCAGTTGGGCCAGCGTGCGGCAGATGCCTTTGaggagcaccgccgcgagCTCACACAGCTGGTGCAGAAGGAGCGGGCCATTCGCAGCCACCGTGAGGATGCGCTGCGGGCTCAGCTACAGGAGACACTTCAAGCGAATCGAGAGCTGATGGCGCGCGTCGCTGAGCAGCGTCAACGGCACGAGAAAGCGTGGTTTGCAGAGCTGCAGGGGCATCGCGGCAACAACACACGTCAAGGCGAGTTGGAGTCGACGTTGTGGCAGCTGCATGAGGAGTGGCTAGAGCTGCGGCGGggcgtggcggaggtggaggctTCGCATGAGGAACATCGCCGAAGCCTTGCCATCTGCTTGCGTGATCAAGAGTGCCTGAGGAATAGGGTGCGCTCCCTGCAGGATGGCCTGTGGGGCGCTGAGGCGAAGGCTGCGGTAGCGGAACAGCatggggaggaggtcgtTGAAGATCGGCGAGGGCAAATGGGCTCAGTGGCAGCGCAGGTCAAGAGCGTCGACGAGAGTTTGGTGGAAAAGCCGCCCTTGCGCACATACGCTGCAGGGCCACTGCAACTCACGCGGCAGCCACGCTGCTCGCACTGCGACGTGCCACCCAAAGTGTGGGGCGGGTCGTCGCCCACGCGTTgtgcgccgcgtcgccaTTTTGTGCCGACTGGGCCGTGGGATGCCAGCAGCCCCTgtcgcgcctcctcgccctgCACCCACAAcgtggaggcgatggtggcgacTATCGAGCGTGATAACTACCTGCGGCCTCGGTTGTACTACCACCGTGTGGGGTGTGGGCCGACTGGCATGGCCGGCGTCCCCGTAGCGGCAGCCTCAGCGTaccggcagcaccgcagcgacgTTAGCGCGTcgcgaccaccaccgccacctccaggTGCGTGCACCTCACCTTTCTACTGCGCATCGGCGACGACTCCACGGCATGgttaccaccgccacctgcaAAGCGGTCAACACTCTCCCGggttgtcgtcgtcatcgacCTCGTCcggcacctccacctcctaCCCATACACGACAACGGAGCCTTCGTCATCATCTTGCTCGTGTCAATGCTGTGGACACGTTCATGCAAGCTCCACAGCAAGCGGGGGCACGCATTCGCCATCCGTGCAGCATCGTGACGAGCACCAGCGCGCGGCCTCGCCCCGCCGGTCACGGCGCCACTGTTTTTCGCTACGAGCGCGAGGCGAGAGGGCCACAGCGGACACTCAGGCGAGCGCTGGCGTGCGCATGCCTTTTCATCCAAGTGAGTCCACTACTGCACCGGGTACCTTCCAAGCCCTTTCTCATGTACCattaccaccaccaccgccggcagcggaTGGCCTGCACGGGGTCGCGCTGAATGCCACTTGCCGTGCTCTCATCACTGATCTGGCCGATATGCGGGCCGAGTACCGACACtgccagcgccagctgcgcgacCCGCATGGTGACTCTGTGGCAGCGAGTCAAGAGATGCGCCGCCTAATGCACGAGATAGACGGCAAAGCCGACCAGATACGTGCTCTACGGCTGGAGCAGGGGCGCCACAACGACGCGCTGCGAGTACGAGATGTGCTGCGGGAGGTTATGACAGAGAACCGCTACTGCGAGGCTGTATACAGCGACCTGATGGACCTGATACGCACCTAA
- a CDS encoding eukaryotic translation initiation factor, putative (TriTrypDB/GeneDB-style sysID: LpmP.28.2450), with protein sequence MDMLMKLLPYMDKHLALGLLNHYAQNGEDVQDSMIKLIETTGLNADGSIKAETEEMMAKATAAAQPALKEFFDPSEDDHSTYQFKLTETEIGERRTQGELSHEFLSEKKGITAAVMNAVYRLAYLYYDTGAYGDASELLALCQCVSGYDSLRSDTILWGKLMSDIGAVNWQSAMRIAEEIRRLHNASEEDLFGAPNTTTVRARVWLLHWVLFPFFKGGLQYSLQLLYFIFDHRHDQTYRKTVETVCPHYLRYICAAVLLHRSRYSNFVSAAELVESIYEYSDAITQLVNLIQKASFEDAIALLPEVRRVIREDYFLADYEDELIENAKRMIFSKYMSLHSVVSISYVAEQLDMSKADAEVWLVNLISESVKHRAKIDSVNEQLNVEPQTRSLESLIYDKLDAVLR encoded by the coding sequence ATGGACATGCTAATGAAGCTGCTGCCCTACATGGATAAACACCTTGCCCTGGGTCTGCTGAACCACTACGCGCAGAACGGCGAGGATGTGCAAGATTCTATGATAAAGCTGATCGAGACGACCGGGCTGAATGCTGATGGCAGCATCAAggcagagacggaggagatGATGGCCAAAGCGACCGCGGCCGCCCAACCGGCGCTGAAGGAGTTCTTCGACCCATCTGAGGACGACCACTCCACGTACCAGTTTAAGCTTACTGAGACCGAGATAGGCGAGCGTCGTACGCAGGGTGAGCTGTCGCATGAGTTCCTTTCCGAGAAAAAGGGCATCACGGCGGCGGTCATGAATGCTGTGTACAGACTTGCATACCTCTACTACGACACTGGTGCCTACGGCGACGCCTcagagctgctggcgctgtgccagTGTGTGAGTGGCTACGACAGCCTCCGCTCAGATACGATTTTGTGGGGTAAGCTGATGAGTGACATCGGGGCTGTCAACTGGCAGTCGGCAATGCGTATCGCGGAGGAGATTCGGCGCCTGCACAAcgccagcgaggaggaccTCTTCGGTGCCCCGAACACCACCACGgtacgtgcgcgcgtgtggttGCTGCACTGGGTGCTCTTCCCGTTCTTCAAGGGCGGTCTGCAGTACtcgttgcagctgctgtacTTTATCTTCGATCACCGCCACGATCAGACGTACCGCAAGACCGTTGAGACGGTATGCCCGCACTACCTACGGTACATCTGCGCGGCTGTCCTCCTGCACCGGAGTCGTTACAGCAACTTTGTTAGTGCCGCAGAGCTGGTGGAGTCCATCTACGAGTACTCGGACGCCATTACCCAGCTGGTGAACCTCATTCAGAAGGCGTCCTTCGAGGACGCcatagcgctgctgcccgagGTGCGGCGTGTGATCAGGGAGGACTACTTCCTTGCCGACTACGAGGACGAGCTCATTGAGAACGCAAAGCGCATGATCTTCAGCAAGTACATGTCACTGCACTCCGTTGTCTCCATCTCCTacgtggcggagcagctggacATGTCCAAGGCGGATGCCGAGGTATGGTTGGTCAACCTTATCAGCGAGTCCGTGAAGCACCGCGCGAAGATCGACTCAGTGAACGAGCAGCTGAACGTGGAGCCGCAGACGCGTTCGCTGGAGTCGCTCATCTACGACAAGCTGGACGCCGTTCTACGTTAA